A window of the Hordeum vulgare subsp. vulgare chromosome 5H, MorexV3_pseudomolecules_assembly, whole genome shotgun sequence genome harbors these coding sequences:
- the LOC123399547 gene encoding phosphatidylinositol transfer protein PDR16-like: protein MLLQYLALKRATKPHGFISDEEVRDEIVKNRVDMKGFDRLGRPMAYIYGARHVPGRHDLDGFKRYVAYVLDKICTRLPVGQEKFAAVIDLRGWGYANCDIRGYVAALDIMQSYYPERLGRVFLIHVPYMFMAAWKVVYPFIDDKTKKKFVFVAYRDLDATLRDAIDEYQLLEEYGGKLKL, encoded by the exons ATGCTCCTCCAGTACCTCGCCTTGAAGCGCGCCACCAAGCCCCATGGCTTCATCTCGGACGAGGAGGTGCGCGACGAGATCGTAAAAAACAGGGTCGACATGAAGGGCTTTGATCGTCTGGGCCGCCCCATGGCGTATATCTATGGCGCGCGTCACGTCCCCGGTCGTCATGACCTCGACGGGTTCAAGCGCTATGTAGCCTATGTCCTTGACAAAATTTGCACCAG GTTGCCGGTGGGGCAGGAGAAGTTTGCGGCAGTGATAGACTTGAGAGGATGGGGGTATGCAAACTGCGATATCCGAGGCTATGTGGCAGCATTGGACATTATGCAAAGCTATTACCCAGAGCGGCTGGGGCGCGTGTTCCTTATCCATGTGCCCTACATGTTCATGGCCGCATGGAAGGTGGTGTACCCCTTCATCGATGACAAGACAAAGAAGAAGTTTGTCTTTGTTGCTTATAGGGACCTTGATGCCACGCTAAGGGACGCCATCGACGAGTATCAACTCCTCGAGGAATACGGTGGCAAGCTCAAGCTATAG
- the LOC123399550 gene encoding phosphatidylinositol transfer protein 3-like, with translation MDCGTDERQHGHGGNGDAAEWKKVAELREVVEAQDPSAKEEDDFALRRFLRARDHNINKASAMLLRYLAWKRVAKPHGFISDDEVRGEIAKGRDRLQGFDRLGRPMSYLYGGRHFPVRRDHEDLKRYVAYVLDKICTRLPAGQEKFAAVIDLKGWGYANCDIRGYLAGLDIMQSYYPERLGRVFLIHVPYIFMAAWKMVYPFIDDKTKKKFVFVADKDLDATLRDAIDESQLPEEYGGNLKLQAYNSSP, from the exons ATGGATTGCGGTACTGATGAGCGCCAACATGGCCATGGCGGCAACGGCGATGCGGCGGAGTGGAAGAAGGTGGCGGAGCTGAGGGAGGTCGTGGAGGCACAGGACCCCTCTGCCAAG GAGGAGGATGATTTCGCGCTACGGCGGTTCCTCCGTGCCCGGGACCACAACATCAACAAGGCGTCGGCGATGCTTCTCCGGTACCTTGCCTGGAAGCGCGTCGCCAAACCCCATGGCTTCATCTCGGACGACGAGGTGCGCGGCGAGATCGCAAAGGGAAGGGACCGCTTGCAGGGTTTTGACCGTCTTGGTCGCCCCATGTCGTATCTCTATGGTGGGCGTCACTTCCCCGTCCGGCGTGACCACGAAGATCTCAAGCGCTACGTCGCCTATGTTCTTGACAAAATCTGCACAAG GTTGCCGGCAGGGCAAGAGAAGTTTGCAGCAGTGATTGACCTAAAGGGATGGGGGTACGCGAACTGCGACATCCGGGGGTACCTAGCAGGACTGGATATCATGCAGAGCTATTATCCGGAGAGGCTGGGCCGCGTGTTCCTGATCCATGTACCCTACATATTCATGGCTGCGTGGAAGATGGTGTACCCCTTTATCGACGACAAGACCAAAAAGAAGTTTGTGTTCGTCGCCGATAAGGACCTCGATGCCACGCTTCGAGACGCCATCGACGAGTCCCAGCTCCCTGAGGAGTACGGTGGCAATCTCAAGCTCCAGGCCTACAACAGTTCCCCATAG